acctgtctctctgtttctgtctgtctgcagtatCGTAAGGGCTTCGACAGGACAGTGGTGGAGGTGAACACGCCCCAGGTGGAACAGCTTCCCCTGCGGGACCTCAAGATCACAGACTTTGGGGAGAGCAACCAGAAATTTGGCTTTGAAGTGGGACCTGTCTGTTTCCTGGGCTAAAACACCGTGCAGAGAAATGAGAAACACCTACACGTATAGAATATACACTTacactgatgacacacacacacacacacacacacacacacacacacacacacacacacacacacacacacaccaatatacagtacatgtccagtaatttgcaaatgtatttcatGATATCAAGTTAATTCCCGAccatttatatatacacacacacacaaatactgttGTGAAACAGACATGCACTCACTCAAGTACATGCCCAGGGGAAAACATCTCCCAAATAGAAATGGACGACGAGAGAAAAGTAGAACACAAACATTCTCACGAAGAGGAGACCAAAGATCGATTGCGAGAACGAGAGATAGAGTTCTGACCGTTTGCAGAATAAAAGCGTGTTCTTTTCCAACAAACAGCTGGCCCAAAGAGCCGTCTCCTCCTTCCGTGCACACCAGAGCCCACCGTCGCGGaacccccctctcactcctctcttcttcccgctgcctctctttccagttgtctcacccactctacctctctgcGTTGCCTTCCCCACCCACTTGTATGTCTTCTGCATCTAAGCCCCGCCCCATCCTACGCCTCACTTGCTGCCTCACCACATTAAGGGGAAACCAATGAATGAATAGGAGTTCCACGAAGAGCACGGAGGACTGGAAAACAGCCGAGCCTGTAGCCAACCAGGCCTGACAAAACGGAGACGTCCATGTTGTCTAGCTAAGTTCATGGTCTATTCATCTCCACAGTGAAATTCTGTACCAAACAACTGTATCAGCCTAGTTATCCTAAAGCTGGTCAAACACACTAGAGGTGGGTGAATAGAAACTTTATGGTGCTTTGTGGAGTGGAAGCAAAGCGGTGAGATCTCTAGTTTTATCGCGGCTTTAACCTAAGATGTGACTATGAACATCTCTTTGCTCAGTACTGTAATAATAAAGTCCTAACAGCAATGTACTGTCTCTGAACTGTATGGCTGTTTATTATTGGGCCAATAATGTTGCATGCAATGGGACGGAAGGGTGTCTTTGCCTTCTCCAAGGACCAATGAATCAAAAGCCATTAACCTTGTAAATTGTACTGAACGTGATGTACGGTACATGTATTTTTAATCCTTGTTACAACTGTCATACACAGGCCAGAACTGTCGTTCCGAGACCAGCGAATAGGCCAGAATGCCATCAAACCAGTCCAGTATTTACAGGTGTGATGCCTGGAATTTGATTCTTGTTTTATGTAGAACACAGGGTTACATACCAGGATTTGTGACATTCCGTCTCTTTTCAAGCAGGGAAGGTATcagggttaaatatgtgtatgagcTTAATAGATGACGGCCAAAAGTTATCTCGTACAACAGTGAATAAATGCATGCTTTCAAAAACTGTGGCAAGGTGCTAATTATACCAAAGCGTTAATATATTCAGCGTGAATCATTCAAGTTTGTCTCCATCACAGccacatgatgctgtcaccagtTCTCCTACTGGAAATGTGCATTAGAATCCATTTGTACAGACATAGTGAAATTCTATTGTATTTATTGAAATCAAACAAGGTGCTTCAAACAACGACAAGCCAAATATGCCAGTCGAATGTGGTatttcattttgtatttatttcctGTAGTTGTCACTTGATGGTTAAAACAATTAAATACATATTAAACAAAACATTAACCCGAGTTATCTGTGCGCACCCCATTGGTCTATGCATGTCAACAGTTCTGgtgaaaaataaaacatgtcaTTTGTGGCCATATCTCATTGTAACCCTTTAGCAATCAACTGTACTGTGCTGTTACATTTCATTGCGGTTTGCCAATGCTGAGCTGCGCTGTGCTGCAGGAGTATGGCATGGGCGACAAACAGACACCGGGATTCTATGGTTGTGAGAACACAGTGGGCAGGGGACAGCaagcgggagggagggaaaatTCTAGCAACCACCTGGGGAAGAATTATTACGATTTTGTTTATAAGTAAGTAATGTGGCTATGGGGTTGAATATCATTATGGGtattttggtttgtttttcttttgatattgcagagaaggggggggggggggattgacctAACTAAACCAGAGGTGAAAAATAATTACCTTGTGATTGAGTGAAAATCGCATCTATTGGTTAGTTTTATTGTTAAAGACAAATGTTTCAACAAAACATGGTGCTGAAAAGAGAAAGTATTTTATGtaagtattgttttttttttatgtttgtttcTGTAATATATAATCTTTTTAAAAAGAGCTGCTCGACTCCCTTGTTATTTTTTCTTAgtccctctcctgtttcattcTCTCTCAACTGGCTGGTGTTGCATGTTGCCCGGGGCTACACAATAGCTAGAATTATTTTCAATTTGATTCCTCTCGTCTTGCTGCGTTCAGCGGCTCAGACAGCTGAATACAACCACATTCATAAATCTCCAGTTAACCCAGAATCAGTCACATCCCAACCTTATTTCCACTATTTAGCACCTCAACATCCCAAAAGATCCCTTCTAGTGTTTTCACTCCAGTTTGATTCTGATCTATGCCTGCTTCCCTCTCGCTCTACAGTCCACTGCTCTCTTTCATTTGTGTTTCAtttttttgccacattttgttggTTTTTGTTTTGCTTTAGTTTCACTGTCTCGGTTTGTTCTTGGCTTGTTGTTTTCTGTCCGAAGTCTCCAATTAAACCACATGTCAACGCATTTTCTCTGTGTGCATACTGTATTAGAGTACCTTTTGCATGTGTGAAGCCAGACATTTCTGTTCATAAACATCTAAATCCAACCCTGTTAGTAATGACTAGAAGTTTCACTAGTTAAATGATAGTAACTGTACATAAATGTAGAGCGTTTAGAGGTGTAACTTGGTTACATTGGGAAACCACTGAACACTGACCCGCTCTCTGTATTGTGAACTCTCTCCGCAACACGCTCTCTGTATTGTGAACTCTCTCCGCAACACGAGATCTCAAAAGTTACAAACATTGGTTTTTCATTTATTGCACATTTACCTTGTACATATTGACTAGATTTACAAAACAATCAGTTGCATTATTACAAGCGAAGGCACAATGTGAACGTTGAAGCAATACTCCATTCCTGGACCGAGATGGGAACTTGCCTCATTGGTCTTAATGAGGATGATGGACTGTTGTCTCAGCCAATGAAAAGGCCTCCTGGAGGTGAGTAGGAAATGCTTTTTGTCAACAGGACAGCAGTAAAAAAAAGGCATTTCCTGTTAAACATTACTCAATCATTTGAATGTATTTCAGGTGGGTCCATTACCTGTTACTTCAATACTGGTTCCAGTGATGTAGCGAGAGTCATCCGAAGCCAGAAAGGCACATACATCAGCTACCTctacacacatacagagacagagcgaggttAAGTCTTATAACTTGATTATAAAGGGAACGGAGTTCTGCATTTGCAATGTGCTCTACTGCACAgaggtgtacagtatgtatacagTATTCTTACCTGCAGgctctcccatcctccccagtGGCACCATGGACGTAagctgcacacacaaacacagcaagTTAAAAACACACTTTTATACAAAAACAACAGTGACTTTCTATCTAATATAAAAAAGGAGAACTCAGTCGTACCTGACTGATTACTTTCTCTGGTACTTTATCAGTCATGGGTGTGGTTATAAACCCTGGAAGCACACAGTTACACCGGATCCCATATCTGGAGAAAGAGAGCAGTTGTATGTTAGGTTTTAGGCAGTATTCATACTTCACACCACACCTGGGCCCCgtttcccaaacgcatcttaaggctaagttcattaGAACCTTCATAGGAGCATCGTTAAAACTCCGAGCTGTTTCCTAAAACCAGCGTTAGTGAAGTTGCACCTGAAAACGCTCTTTACTCGTAGAACAGCAAAGTGGTCATTTAATGCTTTTTTTCTGCTCCCTTCGGAGTCACTTTTAAACACAGAAGGTCTCCGCTAAACATAGAATCAAGGCGTTTATCTGTCGCTCTGTGACCGCCCAATgcaaagttgccaatgtcttgAAAGATAAAAACATACAGTAGGCTTAAAGGCTATATGGGCCGATCTATTTCAGTCAGTTGAGTTCTATTTTGCCACtggcgcagcgttctaaggcactgcatctcactacagtccctggttcgaatccaggcggAATCACATCGGCGTTGAttagagtcccatagggcggcgcacaattggcccagcgtcgtccgggtttggccggggtaggctgtcattgtaaatgagaatttgttcttaaccgacttgccgagATAAATAAagccaacatttttaaaaatgattgTAGGCTACACTGTCTGTAATTTCCTGATGTATTACAACATGATGTGTCAAATCTGTGATTAAGTTATTATAGAGTAAGCATTACAATAAAGCTCAATATTTGCAGCCAAGTAATAATATATCTCTAGGAGCCACCGTCAGTATTGTGGACTAATTCTAATGTTAAaataagatttgaatggagaaagctgatccgagagATCCTATCAGATGGACACAGGCTCCAACGACGCACTTAGTGAATGTTTTCTCTGCCtggtgttttgggaaacacaCGTGACATCTTTCGCCATAGGAACAATGGATTGTTAAAACACTCGTAAGCTTAAATTCCATTGCTATCAGGAGACCGGCCCTCCTCACTAAATCATGTTTATAGCCTATTAATCTTCTCTCTATTGGTGAATGGGTCAAATTTGGGGTGTTGAAATCAAATgcagggtcatgttcagtagacACAGCACAGAAGATAACAGCTCAAAAAATTGTCAGTACCATCTCAACTTGTACAATATTAAAATGCTAATTTTTGTCtctgtttcaaaacattttgctacggttTGCCCTAATGAACATAACCCAGGTGCCTCACCTGCTCAGCTCCTTGGCTGCAGTTCTGGTCAGGCCCTCCACACCTGCTTTGGAAGCAGAGTAGTTTGCCTGTCCAATATTGCCCACCTGGTAACAGCCAGAAACACAAAGAGAATGTTAAAGAATGGCAGGAATGAATGTAAGTCTGTTTGAAAGATAATGCCTGGGGTGCCAATAGCTAAGATGTCGGACTCGCCTTGCCCACAATGCTGCCCACGGTAATAATGGAGCCTTTAGGAGCTCCACAGGCAACCAGAGCCTTGCCAACAGCCTGAGTCAGGAGGAATGTACCCTgatagaggggaaagagaggggtttGTGGGAGACGAGGGTAGGAAGCACTATTTATTTTAACAACGTTTTAACTGATTTCAGTGCATCAACGTAAAAGAGTCACTGAGCCTAAAGAGAGAGAAACCCTTGATGCTTTTCTTCCACTGATATAAATATATTGTGGTCAGGACAATAAGAACAAAGGGTAATACCTTTAGGTTGACTTGGATAACCTTGTCAAAGTCCTCGTCCTCCATTTTCAGGAGGAACTCATCCCGAGTGATCCCTGCAGCATTCACACATACCGAGGGAGGCTGGAAGTACCGACACTGCAGGAGGGTATCACAGCACATTGTTTATGAGTTAATCACTTACGGCATTCAGTGACTCACTCACACAAAACGTCTCTTCAGATTCAGGCAATTTCTAACTTCTCGATTTTGTTGCTGAAGTACTGAGTGGAGTAATTGAGGTCAAGGTCCAAAAACGTTACATCATTGACTCATTTTCCTAGTAGGAAACGCCAGCATGTGGTTTAGGATAATAACTTAATTTCACCAAATGCACACACTGAATTAATGAGTGTGTGTCTGCACATAAGTCAATCACCTGTATGCTTGTGAGTAGTTTCTCTACACTCTCCCTTGATGAAACATCCACAGCAGACGCCATGTGGTCCTGCCCTTTGTGGTCATGGTTCAGGCTGTCCAGGGTCTGATTGGCTGACTCCTCGCTGATGTCAGCGACCACCACTATGGCACCCTCGGAAGCAAATCGCTGGCATACGGCTCGGCCAATCCCGCTGCCCCCTCCTGGAGACAATGGGTTGTGCAAAAATGTAGGAGGCAATCGGCTGCAGCTCACAGCAGGTAAAGAGAGGGCTCGACACCACTAACTTGGATGTTATGTACACAAGGGCTATAATATAGGACTGATTGTTGGATAAAAATGGCCTAGTTTACTCTTAAGAAAATGTATGTGCATGTTAAATTTACTTAATTGGGATATTGTCATTGAGGTTTCATTAACAAACTGATTTGGATGGCTGTTGCTGTTGAGATACCACAGGACAGATTATTATTGTAATTTTTAAAGCAAATATGCTCAAGAATGTCTgaagataatatactgtaacagTTATGTAGCTTAGTCGAAACAATGTTACAAAGGCCGTTAGCTACAATATTGTCCCGCAGTGAAATAAAATGATTGAAGTCCAACAACTAGCCCAAGGGTCAGCTACAACAACACAATCTATTGCGCCTAGCTAAGCACACATATATGCCCCACTAATTTCCTACAGAGAAGTGCATATATATTGGCCTACCTTACATATGTATTAAGTTGCATATAAAGGCCGACGAAGCGTGAAAGAAGACACTAACCCGTGACAACAGTCAACCTTGATATGAGCCGTGTGGTGGCCGCCATGATGGTTGTCGTTGAAGACCGAGTCGTTCTCTCTTGATCCAGGAGATGGCGCCACAGGACAGGTTTTGTTTGAGCTCAAATCTGTAACTATCCAGTTTGTCGTCCTAAAAAAAATGAATGCGTTTCCTCTGGTTAATTCTAACCTAAGGTGGGTTCGTTCAACCATTCCTAAGGGGGAAATTAATGTTGAATGTGGTTCGTTAGGAGTAACACAGGCTGAGGATAttttatacgttttgttctatgagatgaTATCAGGCAGTGTTAACATGACCTTTTATGTGTTGTTTTGATTGCAATAACGCTTCAAAAACACACAGAATATATTTTTCTTTATGACAGCACGAATTGTACAATATCTCCTAAACCTATGTTTACCACAGACCGTATTCGGCGTTTAACCCCCATTCATTTCACCATAAGCTTTGGCCAACGAGCCATTGCAGAGtaagtgcctacaaaaagacagCATTAATATTGCTCAGTATATTTTAATTGAAGCAGGTAATACAGAAATAATAATATTTTGACCTAATATGGAAAGCTATAGGCACAAACATTCAGACAAAGCAATTGCACTTCAATAGGCCGAAACAGTATCAGTGTTTCTCAACCTCGGGCTCGTGGTCCGCTGGGATACTGCAGATGGTCTAGGAATATTTTTAGATTTTTAAAGGGTTCTCAGCGATGCGAAGCCATAAACACCTATTGTTATTGTCTGGGAGCACTGTTATAAGCAGTCTCACTTAAACCCTCATATTTGTCGCCCCGGCTTAAAAATGTATATGTAGGTGTCTTTCTTTAAGCTGAACAAATTTGCCCCAAGGACCCATGACCTTGGACATTTTGGAAAGCCTTTCAAAACGTGTTCTCAGGAACCATAAGTCCAAATAACACTGTGTATTTAACATCAtgataaaaataatatttttctgAGGTTGTGTTATTTGCCCTGTCTTTTAGATGGATACATTATGGTACAGAAGCTGGAGGATTGTGACTATAGTGAGGATCTCTCTGTGTGCACTGTTCAACCTTGgcaaatacactatatattcaaaagtatgtggacaccccttcaaatgattgGATTCGGCCATTTCAGcgacacccgttgctgacaggtgtataaaatcgagcacacagcacagcaatctccatagacaaacattggcagtagaatgggccttactgaagagctcagtgactttcaacattgcaccgtcataggatgccacctttccaacaagacagttcgtcaaatttctgccctgctagagcttccccgaaCTATAAgtcctgttattgtgaagtggaaacgtctaggagcaacaacggctcagtcacAAAATGATAagcaacacaagctcacagaatgggaccgccgagtgctgaatcGCGAGTAAAAAATGTCTGtcatcggttgcaacactcactaccaagttccaaactgcctctggagcaATGTCAGCACactaactgttcgtcgggagcttcatcaaatgggtttccatggccgagcagccgcacaccagtggaagctggtgggaggagctctTCCATTCATTtcagcccatcctcctatagctcctcccaccagcctccactgccgcacacaagcctaaaaccacaatgccaagcgtcagccggagtggtgtaaagccttcccagaagagtggaggctgttatagccgcagggggaaccaactccaagATTAATGCCCatgtttttggaatgagatggtcgacgagcaggtgtccacatagtgTATGGATGGGTCTGTTGCTCTCTGACAGATATGAGAATAGGCCGGCACACATGTTCTTTACtgactgctgccatctagtgatcCATGTCCTCATGGTAAGAAATTCATCTCTTGAAAACAATTGTCCCTAATAAGTGAAAGCTTCTCATCCCTGTATCAAATCATTCCATGGACccattttttttatcaaaacAGACACAAAGTCAATGTtaaagagctctctctctctttatttttagAGGTGGACAGTTCAAAGTATTTTTTCTTAGAAAAGAAACCGAACACAAGAAACAACCACTCAATTGTAGGGGGGAAGAACATGACTAAGAGAACGAAAGCAAAACCAGGAACCTCTGGTAGAAACATGCTCCACACTTTTTTAAAGTCTAAGTCTTGCCTTTTTTCCTTAGAGCTGTACACATTTTTGCTTGTAGTTTTTGTCATTATTACCAATATAACTTTCTCCATTGCCTTCAAGTAAATGCAATAAAGATTCCAGGATTCCATTCAAATCCCCGGGAAATAAATAACTGATCACACAAGTACAAAATCTAAATTCTCAAActattatatataaaaaaaaaaagcacgATTCTTAACTAAATCAGTTTAGTACCTCCGAATCTCATGAAGCATATATACAGCTTCTGTTAATCGCACTATGAGCAAGGAAATGGTCACTACAATCTTCTTCCCAAACCAGATTTAGCTAAATTGAATAAAACATCCAGCTGCCAAAAAGTTAAAAGGCCAAGTAGTTAAAATAAATAGTGTGGTTCTGTGCCGCAAAGCACTGCTATGGCAACGGTATGGGAATCACATCTGGGGTACAAGGAAGGTATGTCAGCACCCCACTGAACCGTACTAAGATCAAAtctctatatttatatataaaatttTTAAAATTCCCCCAGACAAAGTGAAATGAAAAGGTGAAGTCTCAATCTAGTCATTGTGCACTACCCATGCAAGTTCAAATGTCTTGCAAGAGAGATGTGACCATTCAGTAGTCTGTAGACTTCACTAGACGTATCCAATTGACGGAACACAACAAGGGAAGAATCTGTTTGCGTGTAGGTAAATGTTGAATGGAGACATGTCCTCACAATTTATTTGCAGGTTGGTCACAAGAAGATAGAAACACGTCATTTACAGAgtgaaaaaaaaataggaaaaagtTAGTTTGCTTAAACCAAAACGTCTCATTAAATGTGTACAACGGACACCCCTCTCAAGCTGTAGAAGTACATGCGTATGTTGCGGTCTTGATGCTCTTCAGTTTCTCCATGTGTGCAGTTCATACATTTATACTGAGCCAAGGTGCTTTACAATGCACAATGATTTAAACAACCTGCATCAACAAGATGAACAACTAAGCAGGACTGTTTACTGTGCGAGGCCGTGCcccacacattctcacacacactttGCCCTCTATACAGAAAGACTAAAGCCAGCCTTTCCACACCTTTACTTTCTCCCCACATTTGAGGATTCCTTAAAATTCTTCTTTataaaagaaaaatatatatttata
This genomic window from Oncorhynchus clarkii lewisi isolate Uvic-CL-2024 chromosome 32, UVic_Ocla_1.0, whole genome shotgun sequence contains:
- the LOC139391997 gene encoding estradiol 17-beta-dehydrogenase 8-like, with the translated sequence MAATTRLISRLTVVTGGGSGIGRAVCQRFASEGAIVVVADISEESANQTLDSLNHDHKGQDHMASAVDVSSRESVEKLLTSIQCRYFQPPSVCVNAAGITRDEFLLKMEDEDFDKVIQVNLKGTFLLTQAVGKALVACGAPKGSIITVGSIVGKVGNIGQANYSASKAGVEGLTRTAAKELSRYGIRCNCVLPGFITTPMTDKVPEKVISQLTSMVPLGRMGEPAEVADVCAFLASDDSRYITGTSIEVTGGLFIG